In one Thermodesulfobium acidiphilum genomic region, the following are encoded:
- a CDS encoding type III pantothenate kinase, with the protein MKIGIKKFGDKYISNDKKFSILAFDLGNSRLKCSYFEDSCMKHYGVFRLDEIFVNNKFYSQPLDKWLKEKGINNDVKCFISSVNLTIEKHLLSFLNEIFFSIKVIEPKDLVGVIEIEYDIDMIGIDRLLHSIGASLFYGDRVCVVDMGTAITLDLTKGNVYKGGFIMPGIDMICKSIKLFLPHLPVIDITINHKNVPSRNTNEALNNGIFYSIVYGLEGIVKSWHEKFGDFTTVLTGGSARFFESELSWPYFPHLTLWGIYRYAEYIESLNEKGF; encoded by the coding sequence GTGAAAATCGGTATTAAAAAATTTGGCGACAAGTATATATCTAATGATAAAAAATTTTCTATACTTGCCTTTGATTTAGGAAATTCTAGATTAAAATGCTCTTATTTTGAAGATTCGTGTATGAAACATTATGGAGTTTTTCGATTAGATGAGATTTTTGTAAATAATAAATTTTATTCTCAACCTCTCGATAAGTGGTTAAAAGAAAAAGGAATCAATAATGATGTTAAGTGTTTTATCTCTTCTGTAAATTTAACTATAGAAAAACACCTTTTGTCATTTTTGAATGAAATTTTTTTTTCTATTAAAGTTATTGAACCAAAAGATCTTGTTGGCGTGATTGAGATTGAATACGATATAGATATGATAGGAATTGATAGATTGCTGCACTCTATTGGAGCATCGCTTTTTTATGGGGATAGAGTTTGTGTTGTGGATATGGGGACAGCTATTACACTTGACTTAACTAAAGGAAACGTATATAAAGGTGGCTTTATCATGCCAGGAATAGATATGATTTGTAAGTCTATAAAACTTTTTTTGCCACATCTGCCAGTGATAGATATAACAATTAATCATAAAAACGTTCCTTCAAGAAACACGAACGAAGCTCTAAATAACGGTATATTTTATTCTATAGTTTATGGCCTTGAAGGCATTGTTAAGTCGTGGCATGAAAAGTTTGGAGACTTTACTACTGTTCTGACTGGTGGTAGTGCAAGATTTTTTGAAAGCGAGCTGTCATGGCCATATTTCCCTCACCTGACACTTTGGGGGATATATAGATATGCAGAGTACATAGAATCTTTGAATGAGAAAGGTTTTTAA
- a CDS encoding elongation factor G, with amino-acid sequence MGKTIKTISLASHVGAGKTSLTEALLFYAKKISRLGSVDSGNTVTDYDVEEIKRKMTLSLSVVNFEEEGTKYNIIDTPGFFDFESDVIAAESVSEGLVLLLNATSTLEVGIEKILKRLKANPKPFMVVVNKMDKEGADFFNAVNELRLKSLGFNIACMYLPFGNAGEFKGMVHVMSKKSIVFDGDFKFHIEESFPEELETRIEEEQERLKEAAAEGDDTILEKYLAGEDLSEEEIVSSLKNAVKLGKTALVIPVSSVKGYGIAQLVRAFGYYFPDYSEKENLEMYSEKEMKVFPINSDSELIIQIFKTVLDPFVGKVSFAKILSGSYKGESVLYNVTKQQEERIASVSFPFGKEPVITKEADCGDIVTFSKLQITTTNDTLSRSKIKYEPKKIEFPKPTFFMGVYPKVKGDEDKLGSAIIKFIEEDPSMFYGKSPETGEFLLGGLGDIQMDVLMEKVKRRFKVEGTLVKPKVAYRESIKIPVVAEGKHKKQTGGHGQYGHVIIKFEPIGYEEEFIFESQIVGGVVPKQYVPAVEKGLREVLGSGHLAGYPVIGIKAILVDGSYHEVDSNELSFKMAAHLAFKKAMEKAKPVLLEPINYIEVTVPKDFTGDVMGDLNSKRGRIQGMDSIKDSETVIKAYVPQSEIVNYAMDLRSITQGRGSFVTRFDHFEEAPPQIAEKVIKEASVESSK; translated from the coding sequence ATGGGGAAAACTATCAAAACAATTAGTTTAGCCTCTCATGTTGGGGCAGGGAAGACTTCACTAACTGAAGCGCTTTTGTTTTATGCAAAGAAAATTTCAAGGTTGGGTTCTGTAGATTCTGGGAATACAGTTACGGATTATGATGTAGAAGAGATAAAGAGAAAGATGACTCTTTCGCTTTCTGTAGTAAACTTTGAGGAGGAAGGCACTAAATACAACATTATAGATACTCCAGGATTTTTTGACTTTGAAAGCGATGTTATAGCTGCAGAAAGCGTGTCAGAGGGCCTGGTTTTGTTGTTAAATGCTACAAGTACGCTGGAGGTTGGCATTGAGAAGATCTTAAAAAGATTAAAGGCGAATCCAAAACCATTTATGGTTGTAGTAAACAAGATGGATAAAGAGGGGGCAGATTTTTTTAATGCGGTTAATGAGTTAAGATTAAAGTCGTTAGGCTTTAATATTGCTTGTATGTATCTGCCTTTTGGTAATGCAGGTGAATTTAAAGGCATGGTTCATGTGATGAGCAAAAAAAGCATTGTTTTTGATGGTGATTTCAAATTTCATATTGAAGAATCATTTCCAGAAGAATTGGAAACAAGAATTGAGGAAGAACAAGAGAGACTAAAAGAAGCTGCAGCTGAGGGCGATGACACCATTTTGGAAAAATATCTTGCTGGAGAAGATCTAAGCGAGGAAGAAATTGTTTCAAGTTTGAAAAATGCAGTAAAGCTTGGCAAGACTGCTTTGGTAATACCTGTTTCTTCTGTAAAGGGCTACGGTATAGCTCAACTGGTTAGGGCGTTTGGTTACTACTTCCCAGATTATAGCGAAAAAGAAAACCTTGAAATGTACTCAGAAAAGGAGATGAAGGTTTTCCCGATTAATTCAGACTCTGAACTCATCATACAAATTTTTAAGACCGTGCTCGATCCCTTTGTCGGAAAAGTTAGCTTTGCAAAAATTCTAAGCGGTTCATATAAGGGAGAATCCGTTTTGTACAATGTTACCAAGCAACAGGAGGAAAGGATAGCAAGCGTTAGCTTTCCGTTCGGAAAAGAACCTGTTATTACTAAGGAAGCCGATTGTGGGGATATTGTTACCTTTTCCAAGCTCCAGATTACAACTACCAACGACACTCTTTCACGCTCTAAAATAAAATACGAACCAAAGAAAATAGAGTTTCCAAAACCAACCTTTTTTATGGGAGTTTATCCAAAAGTAAAAGGCGATGAGGATAAACTTGGTTCTGCTATTATAAAGTTTATTGAAGAAGATCCATCAATGTTTTATGGAAAAAGTCCAGAAACAGGTGAATTTTTGCTTGGTGGTTTGGGGGATATCCAGATGGACGTTCTAATGGAGAAAGTTAAAAGAAGGTTTAAGGTAGAAGGCACCCTCGTAAAGCCAAAGGTTGCTTATAGAGAATCTATTAAAATTCCGGTTGTAGCGGAAGGCAAGCACAAAAAGCAAACTGGAGGACATGGTCAGTATGGTCATGTCATAATAAAATTTGAACCTATTGGTTATGAAGAAGAATTTATTTTTGAAAGTCAGATCGTAGGTGGAGTCGTCCCAAAACAGTATGTACCTGCTGTGGAAAAGGGTTTACGCGAAGTTCTTGGCAGCGGACATTTGGCAGGCTATCCAGTAATAGGCATTAAGGCAATTTTAGTAGATGGTTCTTATCATGAAGTGGATTCTAATGAACTTTCATTTAAAATGGCTGCACATCTTGCTTTCAAAAAGGCTATGGAAAAGGCGAAACCAGTTTTACTTGAGCCAATTAACTATATTGAGGTAACGGTACCGAAGGACTTTACTGGAGATGTTATGGGAGACCTGAATTCCAAGAGAGGAAGAATTCAAGGGATGGATTCTATAAAGGATTCTGAAACTGTTATAAAGGCATACGTTCCTCAAAGTGAAATTGTAAATTATGCAATGGATTTAAGATCCATTACTCAGGGTAGGGGTTCTTTTGTAACCAGATTTGATCATTTTGAAGAAGCCCCTCCTCAGATTGCCGAAAAAGTTATAAAGGAAGCAAGTGTTGAAAGTAGCAAATAA
- a CDS encoding ATP-dependent DNA ligase encodes MKVANNALQSNFILLAQVFDKLEKETSRLKMMEILADYFENISPEDVRIAIYLLSGKTGPSFEAVDFGVGEKFVIESLLRIYGGFKVEIEDLYKELGDLGLVAKNIVKDKESSLTLNEVFSYLKTIALTSGPSSQDKKIELLTEMLDRASSLEALYLVRIILGRLRLGAQDATVIEALSFARVKSKDLKPKIERCYNLTSDLGYVAYILFKEGEEALDFVRAIVGNPIRMALAERMENPEEIFNKVGKCIVEPKYDGFRCQVHKIDNKVKIYSRNLEDNTYMFPEIVESTIKFCRAKDCIFEGEAISFDPETLRFMPFQITVQRKRKHNILKVAAKFPLRLEVFDLLYKDGLDITSKPLFERKKLLNDTIVKNETIVISDSYEVDSPEKIKNLFENYVSQGMEGIMIKRLDGVYQAGSRNFNWIKLKRSMKQSILSDTIDAVIMGYFYGKGQRIKLGIGSLLIGLYDPEMDCFETIAKLGSGFTEEEWMELLKNLEEIRTNFKPNNYVSEINPDFWVKPKIVVEVEADEITVSPVHTVGRKGLNKDYLNNLPTGSGFALRFPRAKRIRYDKSPFDSTTPNEIYEMYELSKNKKSKDISENSVNLDSTKLLKKTKMKDKDKTLFD; translated from the coding sequence TTGAAAGTAGCAAATAATGCCTTACAATCTAATTTTATTTTATTAGCTCAGGTCTTCGACAAGCTTGAAAAAGAGACCTCGAGACTAAAGATGATGGAGATTCTTGCAGATTATTTTGAAAATATTTCTCCAGAAGATGTAAGAATTGCTATCTATCTTTTATCAGGAAAAACAGGACCATCCTTTGAAGCTGTAGACTTTGGGGTGGGAGAGAAGTTTGTTATTGAGTCTTTGTTGAGAATTTATGGGGGGTTTAAGGTCGAGATTGAAGATTTATATAAAGAATTAGGAGATCTTGGATTAGTAGCAAAAAATATAGTGAAGGATAAAGAAAGCTCCTTAACTCTTAATGAGGTTTTTAGTTATCTTAAAACAATAGCTCTTACTTCAGGGCCTAGTTCCCAAGACAAAAAGATAGAACTTCTTACCGAAATGCTAGACAGAGCAAGTTCTTTAGAGGCTCTTTACTTAGTAAGAATCATTCTTGGTAGACTTAGATTGGGAGCACAGGATGCTACTGTAATTGAGGCTCTTTCCTTTGCCAGGGTCAAGAGTAAGGATTTGAAGCCAAAAATCGAGAGATGCTATAACCTGACTTCTGATCTTGGTTATGTTGCTTATATATTATTTAAAGAGGGAGAGGAAGCATTAGATTTTGTACGTGCTATTGTCGGAAATCCTATTAGGATGGCACTGGCAGAAAGAATGGAAAACCCAGAAGAGATCTTTAATAAAGTAGGCAAGTGTATTGTAGAGCCTAAATATGATGGATTTCGATGTCAGGTTCATAAAATTGACAATAAGGTTAAAATTTATTCGAGAAATCTTGAAGATAATACTTATATGTTTCCAGAAATAGTCGAATCTACAATTAAGTTTTGCAGAGCAAAGGATTGTATTTTTGAAGGAGAAGCAATTAGTTTTGATCCTGAAACCCTACGCTTTATGCCCTTTCAAATAACTGTCCAAAGAAAGAGAAAGCATAATATCTTAAAGGTAGCTGCAAAATTTCCGTTAAGACTAGAAGTATTTGATCTGCTTTACAAAGATGGCCTTGATATTACATCAAAACCTCTATTTGAAAGAAAAAAGCTCCTAAATGACACAATAGTGAAAAATGAAACGATTGTAATATCTGATTCCTATGAGGTTGACAGTCCAGAAAAAATAAAGAACTTGTTTGAGAATTACGTTTCTCAGGGCATGGAAGGAATAATGATAAAGAGATTAGATGGAGTATATCAGGCAGGCTCACGGAATTTTAACTGGATAAAATTGAAGAGATCTATGAAACAATCAATTCTCTCCGATACGATTGATGCTGTTATCATGGGATATTTTTATGGAAAAGGGCAAAGAATAAAGTTAGGGATAGGATCTTTGTTGATAGGTTTGTATGATCCTGAAATGGATTGTTTTGAAACAATAGCGAAACTAGGTTCAGGATTTACTGAGGAAGAATGGATGGAACTTCTTAAAAATCTTGAAGAAATAAGGACTAACTTCAAACCTAACAATTATGTATCAGAAATAAATCCTGATTTTTGGGTAAAACCAAAGATAGTAGTTGAGGTTGAAGCAGATGAAATAACAGTTAGTCCTGTACATACTGTCGGAAGAAAGGGATTGAATAAAGATTATTTAAATAATTTGCCCACAGGAAGTGGCTTTGCACTTAGGTTTCCTAGAGCAAAGAGAATAAGATATGACAAAAGTCCCTTTGATTCTACTACGCCAAATGAAATTTATGAAATGTATGAACTCTCAAAAAACAAAAAGAGTAAGGATATTTCAGAAAATTCTGTTAATTTAGATTCCACAAAGTTGCTAAAAAAAACTAAAATGAAGGATAAAGATAAGACTTTATTTGACTGA